The proteins below are encoded in one region of Ciconia boyciana chromosome 19, ASM3463844v1, whole genome shotgun sequence:
- the MTHFR gene encoding methylenetetrahydrofolate reductase (NADPH) isoform X1, whose protein sequence is MVNETQHTCSASSSSKSDGGSSSGSEGSKDSSRCSTPVLDADRHERLREKMRRRQDSGDKWFSLEFFPPRTANAAVNLISRFDRMGAGGPLFIDVTWHPAGDPGSDKETSSIIIANTAVNYCGLETILHMTCCNQTKDDITGHLQKAKRLGLKNIMALRGDPVGEEWEEEVDGFNYAVDLVKHIRNEFDDYFDICVAGYPKGHPEAESYEADLRHLKEKVFAGADFIITQLFFRSETFLKFMKDCQAIGITCPIIPGIFPIQGYHSLRQLVKLSKLEVPQEIKDVIEPIKDNDAAIRNYGVELAVSMCRELLDSGMVHGLHFYTLNREVATTEVLKRLGIWKEDPRRPLPWAVSAHPKRRVEDVRPIFWASRPKSYIYRTQEWDDFPNGRWGNSSSPAFGELKDYYLFYLKSKSPREELLKMWGEELTGEESVFEVFTCYITGEPNKNGHKVTCMPWNDDPLATETNLLKEQLEKVNRRGILTINSQPNINGKPSTDPIVGWGPSGGYVFQKAYLEFFTSSEIVTALLKVLKKYELRVNYHIVNVKGQNITNAPDLQPNAVTWGIFPGREIIQPTVVDPVSFLSWKDEAFALWIEQWAKLYEEESPSRMIIQYIHDNYYLVNLVDNDFPLENCLWQVVDDTFELLNSPTQQ, encoded by the exons ATGGTCAATGAGACCCAGCATACCTGCAGTGCCAGTTCCAGCTCCAAGTCTGATGGTGGCAGCAGTAGTGGGAGCGAGGGCTCCAAGGACAGCTCACGCTGCTCCACCCCTGTCCTCGATGCTGACCGTCATGAGCGACTGCGGGAGAAGATGCGCCGGCGGCAGGACTCTGGAGACAAGTGGTTCTCCTTGGAGTTCTTCCCTCCACGTACAGCCAATGCTGCTGTCAATCTCATCTCCAG GTTTGACCGCATGGGAGCAGGTGGTCCACTCTTCATTGACGTGACGTGGCACCCTGCAGGGGACCCAGGATCTGACAAGGAGACCTCTTCCATTATTATTGCCAACACTGCAGTCAACTACTGTGGCCTGGAGACCATCCTGCACATGACATGCTGCAATCAGACCAAGGATGACATCACAGGACATCTGCAGAAGGCCAAGCGGCTTGGGTTGAAGAACATCATGGCACTGCGTGGAG aTCCTGTCGGTGAGGAATGGGAGGAAGAAGTAGATGGTTTCAACTATGCTGTTGACCTGGTTAAGCACATTCGCAATGAATTTGATGATTACTTTGACATCTGTGTGGCAG GCTACCCCAAAGGTCATCCTGAAGCAGAGAGCTATGAGGCAGACCTGAGGCACCTGAAGGAGAAAGTCTTTGCTGGGGCAGACTTCATCATTACGCAGCTTTTCTTCAGATCAGAAACCTTTCTcaagttcatgaaggactgtcaAGCCATTGGCATCACCTGCCCCATTATTCCTGGCATCTTCCCTATACAG GGTTACCACTCCCTGCGCCAGCTGGTGAAGCTCTCCAAGCTGGAAGTGCCTCAAGAAATCAAAGATGTGATTGAACCCATCAAGGACAATGATGCAGCTATCCGGAACTATGGCGTGGAGCTGGCAGTGTCTATGTGCCGGGAGCTGTTAGATAGTGGCATGGTGCACGGGCTCCATTTTTACACCCTCAATCGGGAAGTGGCTACTACCGAAGTCCTTAAGCGCCTGGGCATATGGAAGGAAGACCCCAG GCGGCCTCTGCCCTGGGCAGTCAGCGCTCACCCCAAGAGAAGAGTGGAAGATGTTCGACCAATCTTCTGGGCCTCTAGGCCAAAGAGTTACATCTATCGAACTCAAGAATGGGATGATTTCCCCAATGGCCGATG GGGTaactcctcctctccagccttTGGGGAACTGAAGGACTATTACCTCTTCTACCTGAAGAGCAAGTCTCCCCGGGAGGAGCTCCTGAAGATGTGGGGAGAAGAGCTGACTGGTGAGGAAAGTGTCTTTGAGGTGTTCACATGTTACATCACTGGAGAACCCAACAAGAACGGGCACAAG GTTACGTGTATGCCTTGGAACGATGACCCTCTTGCTACTGAAACCAACCTTctgaaggagcagctggagaaggtTAACAGACGAGGAATCCTGACCATCAACTCCCAGCCAAACATCAATGGCAAACCATCCACAGACCCCATTGTAGGCTGGGGGCCCAGTGGGGGTTATGTTTTCCAAAAG GCATACCTAGAGTTCTTCACCTCCAGTGAGATCGTCACAGCACTGCTCAAAGTGCTGAAGAAGTACGAGTTGCGAGTGAACTACCACATTGTCAATGTCAAG GGCCAGAATATCACCAATGCTCCAGATCTGCAACCCAATGCTGTCACCTGGGGCATCTTCCCAGGCAGAGAGATTATCCAGCCCACTGTAGTGGACCCTGTAAGCTTCCTCTCCTGGAAG GATGAGGCCTTTGCACTGTGGATCGAGCAATGGGCCAAGCTCTATGAAGAGGAGTCACCCTCTCGCATGATCATCCAGTACATCCATGACAACTACTACTTGGTCAACCTGGTGGACAATGACTTCCCACTTGAAAACTGCCTCTGGCAGGTTGTGGATGATACTTTTGAGCTGTTGAACTCTCCGACTCAGCAGTGA
- the MTHFR gene encoding methylenetetrahydrofolate reductase (NADPH) isoform X2, whose protein sequence is MDTRFDRMGAGGPLFIDVTWHPAGDPGSDKETSSIIIANTAVNYCGLETILHMTCCNQTKDDITGHLQKAKRLGLKNIMALRGDPVGEEWEEEVDGFNYAVDLVKHIRNEFDDYFDICVAGYPKGHPEAESYEADLRHLKEKVFAGADFIITQLFFRSETFLKFMKDCQAIGITCPIIPGIFPIQGYHSLRQLVKLSKLEVPQEIKDVIEPIKDNDAAIRNYGVELAVSMCRELLDSGMVHGLHFYTLNREVATTEVLKRLGIWKEDPRRPLPWAVSAHPKRRVEDVRPIFWASRPKSYIYRTQEWDDFPNGRWGNSSSPAFGELKDYYLFYLKSKSPREELLKMWGEELTGEESVFEVFTCYITGEPNKNGHKVTCMPWNDDPLATETNLLKEQLEKVNRRGILTINSQPNINGKPSTDPIVGWGPSGGYVFQKAYLEFFTSSEIVTALLKVLKKYELRVNYHIVNVKGQNITNAPDLQPNAVTWGIFPGREIIQPTVVDPVSFLSWKDEAFALWIEQWAKLYEEESPSRMIIQYIHDNYYLVNLVDNDFPLENCLWQVVDDTFELLNSPTQQ, encoded by the exons ATGGACACCAG GTTTGACCGCATGGGAGCAGGTGGTCCACTCTTCATTGACGTGACGTGGCACCCTGCAGGGGACCCAGGATCTGACAAGGAGACCTCTTCCATTATTATTGCCAACACTGCAGTCAACTACTGTGGCCTGGAGACCATCCTGCACATGACATGCTGCAATCAGACCAAGGATGACATCACAGGACATCTGCAGAAGGCCAAGCGGCTTGGGTTGAAGAACATCATGGCACTGCGTGGAG aTCCTGTCGGTGAGGAATGGGAGGAAGAAGTAGATGGTTTCAACTATGCTGTTGACCTGGTTAAGCACATTCGCAATGAATTTGATGATTACTTTGACATCTGTGTGGCAG GCTACCCCAAAGGTCATCCTGAAGCAGAGAGCTATGAGGCAGACCTGAGGCACCTGAAGGAGAAAGTCTTTGCTGGGGCAGACTTCATCATTACGCAGCTTTTCTTCAGATCAGAAACCTTTCTcaagttcatgaaggactgtcaAGCCATTGGCATCACCTGCCCCATTATTCCTGGCATCTTCCCTATACAG GGTTACCACTCCCTGCGCCAGCTGGTGAAGCTCTCCAAGCTGGAAGTGCCTCAAGAAATCAAAGATGTGATTGAACCCATCAAGGACAATGATGCAGCTATCCGGAACTATGGCGTGGAGCTGGCAGTGTCTATGTGCCGGGAGCTGTTAGATAGTGGCATGGTGCACGGGCTCCATTTTTACACCCTCAATCGGGAAGTGGCTACTACCGAAGTCCTTAAGCGCCTGGGCATATGGAAGGAAGACCCCAG GCGGCCTCTGCCCTGGGCAGTCAGCGCTCACCCCAAGAGAAGAGTGGAAGATGTTCGACCAATCTTCTGGGCCTCTAGGCCAAAGAGTTACATCTATCGAACTCAAGAATGGGATGATTTCCCCAATGGCCGATG GGGTaactcctcctctccagccttTGGGGAACTGAAGGACTATTACCTCTTCTACCTGAAGAGCAAGTCTCCCCGGGAGGAGCTCCTGAAGATGTGGGGAGAAGAGCTGACTGGTGAGGAAAGTGTCTTTGAGGTGTTCACATGTTACATCACTGGAGAACCCAACAAGAACGGGCACAAG GTTACGTGTATGCCTTGGAACGATGACCCTCTTGCTACTGAAACCAACCTTctgaaggagcagctggagaaggtTAACAGACGAGGAATCCTGACCATCAACTCCCAGCCAAACATCAATGGCAAACCATCCACAGACCCCATTGTAGGCTGGGGGCCCAGTGGGGGTTATGTTTTCCAAAAG GCATACCTAGAGTTCTTCACCTCCAGTGAGATCGTCACAGCACTGCTCAAAGTGCTGAAGAAGTACGAGTTGCGAGTGAACTACCACATTGTCAATGTCAAG GGCCAGAATATCACCAATGCTCCAGATCTGCAACCCAATGCTGTCACCTGGGGCATCTTCCCAGGCAGAGAGATTATCCAGCCCACTGTAGTGGACCCTGTAAGCTTCCTCTCCTGGAAG GATGAGGCCTTTGCACTGTGGATCGAGCAATGGGCCAAGCTCTATGAAGAGGAGTCACCCTCTCGCATGATCATCCAGTACATCCATGACAACTACTACTTGGTCAACCTGGTGGACAATGACTTCCCACTTGAAAACTGCCTCTGGCAGGTTGTGGATGATACTTTTGAGCTGTTGAACTCTCCGACTCAGCAGTGA